Proteins from a single region of Methanotorris igneus Kol 5:
- a CDS encoding ATP-binding protein — MKFFNREKEINEILHILNKEPDDIYFIYGPLNSGKTILINHIITKKLDKKYIPFYINFRRRAIINVDNFIECLFEVDEKSKIDDFREYAKSLADLLVKGSKELSNYYLGMPKNFFEKKEKSGDIYQYIEYLFAELNKKGKIPILIFDELQMIKELTLNGKRPLLKSLFQFLVSLTKEQHLCHVFCLTSDSLFAEYVYNTGELGGRAKYLLVDDFDKETALKFMDFIAKENNIKLSDEEKELVYSYVGGKVKDIKYVVEESKFKNLKEILEIILKEEKQKLKYFLEDVKEKDDELYKNIIDALKIFKEKYEVEDISIPKKVREFLIKKNILFLNPIEGTLKPQSFLIWNAIKKVIK; from the coding sequence ATGAAATTCTTTAATAGGGAAAAAGAAATTAACGAGATATTACATATCTTAAACAAAGAACCAGATGACATTTATTTTATTTATGGTCCATTAAATTCAGGTAAAACAATCCTAATAAATCATATAATCACAAAAAAATTGGACAAAAAATATATTCCTTTTTATATAAATTTTAGAAGGCGGGCTATAATAAATGTCGATAATTTTATTGAATGTTTATTTGAAGTGGATGAGAAATCAAAGATTGATGATTTTAGAGAGTATGCTAAATCATTGGCGGATTTATTAGTTAAGGGTTCTAAAGAATTAAGCAATTACTATTTAGGAATGCCGAAAAATTTTTTTGAGAAGAAAGAAAAATCGGGGGACATTTACCAATATATTGAATATTTATTTGCAGAGCTAAATAAAAAAGGAAAAATACCAATCTTAATTTTTGATGAACTCCAAATGATTAAGGAATTAACCTTAAATGGAAAGAGACCTTTGTTAAAAAGTTTGTTTCAGTTTTTAGTTTCCTTAACAAAAGAACAACATCTATGCCATGTATTTTGTTTAACTTCTGATTCTTTATTTGCTGAATATGTTTATAATACTGGAGAATTGGGAGGGAGAGCAAAATATTTATTAGTGGATGATTTTGATAAAGAAACCGCCTTAAAATTTATGGATTTTATTGCTAAGGAAAATAATATAAAACTTTCTGATGAAGAAAAGGAGTTAGTTTATTCATATGTTGGTGGAAAGGTAAAAGACATAAAATATGTTGTTGAAGAAAGTAAGTTTAAGAATTTAAAAGAAATCTTGGAAATAATATTGAAAGAAGAAAAACAAAAACTAAAATATTTCTTAGAGGATGTTAAAGAAAAAGATGATGAGCTTTATAAAAATATTATAGATGCATTAAAAATATTTAAGGAAAAATATGAGGTTGAAGATATATCAATACCTAAGAAAGTTAGAGAGTTTTTAATTAAAAAGAATATTTTGTTCTTAAATCCTATTGAAGGAACCCTAAAGCCACAGAGTTTTTTAATATGGAATGCTATAAAGAAGGTAATAAAATAG